A genomic window from Micromonospora ferruginea includes:
- a CDS encoding serine/threonine protein kinase: MGREARALRRIAERGDPRHLAYVPRLVESYPVRDPATGAQLLVNVLETVPGLHSLDDVRRAYPTGVDPRDAAWMWRRLLVALGLAHRAGVVHGAVLPRNVLIEPDAHGLVLVDWCFSAEPGGLVPALVTDLADWYPPEVTAKRPCGPGTDIAMAAGCLIWLMGDRAPRELRAFADGCRQPALSARPDDAWRLLRELDEVLDRLYGPRTFRPFTLNP; the protein is encoded by the coding sequence ATGGGGCGAGAGGCGCGGGCTCTCCGGCGGATCGCGGAGCGCGGGGATCCGCGCCACCTGGCGTACGTGCCTCGGCTGGTCGAGTCCTACCCGGTGCGTGACCCGGCGACCGGTGCGCAACTGCTGGTCAACGTGCTGGAGACCGTACCCGGGCTGCACAGCCTCGACGACGTGCGCCGCGCGTACCCGACGGGGGTCGACCCGCGCGACGCGGCCTGGATGTGGCGGCGGCTGCTGGTCGCGCTCGGCCTGGCCCACCGGGCCGGCGTGGTGCACGGCGCGGTGCTGCCCCGCAACGTGCTGATCGAACCGGACGCGCACGGGCTGGTGCTCGTCGACTGGTGCTTCTCCGCCGAGCCGGGCGGGCTGGTGCCGGCGCTGGTCACCGACCTGGCCGACTGGTATCCCCCGGAGGTCACCGCCAAGCGGCCCTGCGGCCCGGGAACCGACATCGCGATGGCCGCGGGCTGCCTGATCTGGCTGATGGGCGACCGCGCGCCCCGCGAGCTGCGCGCCTTCGCCGACGGCTGCCGGCAACCCGCGCTGTCCGCCCGCCCCGACGACGCGTGGCGGCTGCTGCGCGAACTCGACGAGGTGCTGGACCGGCTCTACGGGCCGCGCACCTTCCGACCCTTCACCCTCAACCCCTAG
- a CDS encoding acyl-CoA dehydrogenase family protein — MAEFSLDLNEEQRDLRDWVHGFAAEVVRPAAAEWDAREETPWPVIQEAAKVGLYGFEFLATCWADPTGLSLPIASEELFWGDAGIGLSIFGTALAVAGIYGAGTPDQLVEWVPQCFGDVDQPAVAAFCTSEPEAGSDVGSMRTRAVYDQATDEWVLNGQKAYATNGGIAGVHVVTASIAPELGSRGQAAFVVPPGTPGLNATRKLRKLGLRASHTADVFLDDVRVPGRCLLGGKDALDERLARARAGQRASGQAAMRTFELSRPTVGAQALGVARAAYEYALDYAKGRVQFGRPIIENQAVAFALADMKMEIDAARLLVWRASWMGRNNRPFTAGEGSMSKLKAGEVAVSVTDRAVQLLGGAGFLRDHPVERWYRDAKIYTIFEGTSEIQRLVISRAISGMQIR, encoded by the coding sequence ATGGCCGAGTTCTCGCTCGACCTGAACGAGGAGCAGCGAGACCTTCGCGACTGGGTGCACGGCTTCGCCGCCGAGGTCGTGCGCCCGGCCGCGGCCGAGTGGGACGCCCGGGAGGAGACTCCCTGGCCGGTCATCCAGGAGGCGGCGAAGGTCGGCCTGTACGGGTTCGAGTTCCTCGCCACCTGCTGGGCCGACCCCACCGGCCTCTCCCTGCCGATCGCCAGCGAGGAACTCTTCTGGGGTGACGCCGGCATCGGCCTGAGCATCTTCGGCACCGCCCTCGCGGTCGCCGGGATCTACGGCGCGGGCACCCCGGACCAGCTCGTCGAATGGGTGCCGCAGTGCTTCGGCGACGTCGACCAGCCGGCCGTCGCCGCGTTCTGCACCAGCGAACCGGAGGCCGGCTCCGACGTCGGGTCGATGCGCACCCGCGCCGTCTACGACCAGGCCACCGACGAGTGGGTGCTCAACGGCCAGAAGGCGTACGCCACCAACGGTGGCATCGCCGGGGTGCACGTGGTCACCGCCTCGATCGCACCGGAGCTGGGCTCGCGCGGGCAGGCCGCGTTCGTCGTACCGCCGGGCACGCCCGGTTTGAACGCCACCCGCAAGCTGCGCAAGCTCGGGCTGCGCGCCTCGCACACCGCCGACGTCTTCCTCGACGACGTCCGGGTGCCGGGCCGCTGCCTGCTCGGGGGCAAGGATGCCCTCGACGAGCGGCTGGCGCGGGCCCGCGCCGGGCAGCGCGCCTCCGGCCAGGCGGCGATGCGGACGTTCGAGCTGTCCCGCCCGACCGTCGGCGCGCAGGCGCTCGGGGTGGCCCGTGCCGCCTATGAGTACGCGCTCGACTACGCCAAGGGCCGGGTGCAGTTCGGGCGGCCGATCATCGAGAACCAGGCGGTCGCGTTCGCGCTCGCCGACATGAAGATGGAGATCGACGCGGCCCGGCTGCTGGTCTGGCGGGCCTCCTGGATGGGTCGCAACAACCGGCCGTTCACCGCCGGCGAGGGCTCCATGTCCAAGCTCAAGGCCGGCGAGGTGGCCGTCTCGGTGACCGACCGGGCGGTCCAGCTCCTCGGCGGGGCCGGTTTCCTGCGCGACCACCCGGTCGAGCGGTGGTACCGGGACGCCAAGATCTACACCATCTTCGAGGGCACTTCCGAGATCCAGCGGTTGGTCATCTCCCGGGCCATCTCCGGGATGCAGATCCGCTGA
- a CDS encoding N,N-dimethylformamidase beta subunit family domain-containing protein, which yields MVRLRRRTALGLLLGGASAAALGPIEPVLGEHREARRPARRHTPPVEVENHAAGEPWWPARGGRAADDRHRQIQGYASTTSVAPGETVDFHVAVNPAGRFRVTVHRLGWYAGAGARTLLTSPELRGEPWPVPPADVTTGALDCRWPVSWSLRVPEDWVSGLHVAVFTSADGWRSCTPFVVRDDRRAAALCVVLPVTTWQAYNQWPRDRRTGMSLYNGYAPNGRRDPALRARTVSFDRPYPGAGLPTQFDRDEDAIQWLERNRYDVSYATSFDLHSGRLDPARHRGLVFCGHDEYWSVEMRRAAETARSGGTSLAFLGANSVYWHVRLPHAADGRPERLVACAKDWSDPSEVVTGATVRWRDLDRPEQALIGVQYDGIVLTPQPLVVRSADHWVWAGTGVADGDRIPGVVAGEADRLDRSSERPTQPVNDVLLSASPYPAQQGGRRMQGTHLYETPGGAIVFATGTLGWAMALNRRGHRDPRIERATANVLDRMVGRDRIAPA from the coding sequence ATGGTGCGACTCCGCCGGCGTACCGCGCTCGGCCTCCTCCTCGGCGGCGCGTCCGCCGCCGCGCTCGGCCCGATCGAGCCGGTCCTCGGCGAACACCGCGAGGCTCGGCGACCGGCCCGGCGGCACACCCCGCCGGTGGAGGTCGAGAACCACGCGGCCGGCGAGCCCTGGTGGCCGGCGCGGGGCGGCCGGGCCGCCGACGACCGGCACCGTCAGATCCAGGGGTACGCCTCGACGACGAGCGTGGCCCCCGGTGAGACGGTCGACTTCCACGTCGCGGTCAACCCGGCCGGGCGGTTCCGGGTCACCGTGCACCGCCTCGGCTGGTACGCCGGGGCCGGCGCCCGCACGCTGCTGACCAGCCCCGAGCTGCGCGGCGAGCCGTGGCCGGTGCCGCCCGCCGACGTCACCACCGGCGCGCTCGACTGCCGGTGGCCGGTGTCCTGGAGCCTGCGCGTGCCGGAGGACTGGGTCTCCGGCCTCCACGTGGCGGTCTTCACCTCCGCCGACGGCTGGCGGTCGTGCACGCCGTTCGTGGTGCGCGACGACCGGCGGGCCGCCGCGCTGTGCGTGGTGCTGCCGGTGACCACCTGGCAGGCCTACAACCAGTGGCCCCGCGACCGGCGGACCGGCATGAGCCTCTACAACGGCTACGCCCCGAACGGACGGCGCGACCCGGCGCTCCGAGCGCGCACGGTCTCCTTCGACCGGCCGTACCCCGGCGCGGGCCTGCCCACCCAGTTCGACCGCGACGAGGACGCGATCCAGTGGCTGGAACGCAACCGCTACGACGTCAGCTACGCCACCAGCTTCGACCTGCACTCCGGCCGGCTCGACCCGGCCCGCCACCGCGGCCTGGTGTTCTGCGGGCACGACGAGTACTGGTCGGTGGAGATGCGCCGGGCGGCGGAGACCGCCCGGTCCGGCGGCACCAGCCTCGCCTTCCTCGGCGCCAACAGCGTCTACTGGCACGTCCGCCTGCCGCACGCCGCCGACGGCCGCCCCGAACGCCTCGTCGCCTGCGCCAAGGACTGGTCCGACCCGTCCGAGGTCGTCACCGGCGCGACCGTGCGGTGGCGCGACCTCGACCGGCCCGAGCAGGCGCTGATCGGCGTGCAGTACGACGGCATCGTGCTGACCCCGCAACCGCTCGTGGTGCGCTCCGCCGACCACTGGGTGTGGGCCGGCACCGGGGTGGCCGACGGCGACCGGATCCCTGGCGTGGTCGCCGGCGAGGCGGACCGCCTGGACCGGTCGAGCGAGCGCCCGACCCAGCCGGTGAACGACGTCCTGCTCAGCGCGTCGCCGTACCCGGCGCAGCAGGGCGGCCGGCGGATGCAGGGCACCCACCTCTACGAGACACCCGGCGGCGCGATCGTCTTCGCGACCGGCACGCTCGGCTGGGCCATGGCGTTGAACCGGCGCGGGCACCGCGACCCGCGGATCGAGCGGGCCACCGCCAACGTGCTGGACCGGATGGTCGGCCGGGACCGGATCGCCCCGGCGTAG
- a CDS encoding type IV toxin-antitoxin system AbiEi family antitoxin domain-containing protein produces the protein MDRVVVVKRIAGEQGGVVTREQALSAGFSRHEIDNLLTSGRWRRLARATYAIGATGEATRVERRRRIRAAVLSLGPEAHAVLATAAELHAIAGLARTATIHVGLPGRMARPTRVRDAAVVVHQFERVAGALTSVDGIPVTVPTHTLADLVLRERRYAAVALLDSALNRMVISEDDLGAIPALLVRRRGAVHARRCLAEANGAAQSPLETRTRLRCVDGGVPPDALQVEVRDADGYLLGVGDMGWRAGRVIAEADGRDPHSAPGALFEDRRRQNRLTNAGWTVLRFTWSDTLRPDYVPHVVRQALATRTTRRS, from the coding sequence GTGGATCGCGTGGTGGTGGTCAAGCGGATCGCTGGTGAGCAGGGCGGGGTGGTCACCCGCGAGCAGGCGTTGTCGGCCGGCTTCAGCCGCCATGAGATCGACAACCTGCTGACCTCGGGACGGTGGCGGCGGCTCGCTCGGGCGACGTACGCCATCGGCGCGACCGGGGAGGCAACCCGGGTCGAACGACGTCGACGGATCCGCGCCGCGGTGCTGTCCCTGGGGCCGGAGGCGCACGCCGTCCTGGCGACCGCCGCCGAGCTCCACGCGATCGCCGGTCTGGCGCGCACGGCGACGATCCACGTCGGACTACCCGGGCGTATGGCCAGGCCGACCCGGGTCCGGGATGCCGCCGTGGTCGTGCATCAGTTCGAGCGTGTGGCCGGGGCGCTGACGTCGGTCGACGGCATTCCGGTGACCGTTCCCACGCACACGCTCGCGGACCTGGTCCTCCGCGAGCGCCGGTATGCCGCCGTGGCCCTGCTCGACTCGGCGCTCAACCGCATGGTGATCAGCGAGGACGATCTCGGTGCCATCCCCGCGCTGCTCGTGCGCCGGCGAGGTGCGGTGCACGCCCGTCGCTGCCTGGCCGAGGCGAACGGCGCGGCACAGTCGCCGCTCGAGACGCGTACCCGGCTGCGGTGCGTCGACGGCGGCGTACCACCGGATGCCCTGCAGGTCGAGGTGCGCGACGCCGACGGATACCTCCTCGGTGTGGGGGACATGGGGTGGCGGGCCGGTCGGGTGATCGCCGAGGCGGACGGCCGGGATCCGCACAGTGCACCCGGTGCGCTCTTCGAGGACCGACGACGCCAGAACCGCCTGACCAACGCCGGCTGGACCGTCCTCCGCTTCACCTGGTCCGACACGCTTCGCCCCGACTACGTCCCGCACGTGGTCCGCCAGGCGCTGGCCACCAGGACCACGCGTCGATCATGA
- the purD gene encoding phosphoribosylamine--glycine ligase, with amino-acid sequence MRVLLVGGGGREHALALGLSADPAVEALVAAPGNPGIAAVAALREVTPTDPAAVAALAVEVAADLVVVGPEAPLVAGVADAVRAKGIAVFGPGAEAARLEGSKTFAKDVMTAAGVPTARAYTCTDAADVARALDEFGAPYVVKDDGLAAGKGVVVTDDRAAAERHAADCGRVVIEEYLSGPEVSLFVVTDGEAALPLLPAQDFKRVGDGDTGPNTGGMGAYAPLPWAPPGLVDDVMRDVVHPTLAEMRRRGTPFAGLLYVGLAITPAGPRVIEFNARFGDPETQVVLALLETPLAGLLHAAATGTLGAHPPLRWRDGAAVTVVVAAEGYPQGPRTGDVITGADRAGIIQAGTRRDADGTLRSAGGRVLCGTATGPDLAAARDAAYELVRAVELAGAHHRSDIAAAAVDGRVTIPG; translated from the coding sequence GTGCGGGTTCTTCTGGTGGGTGGTGGCGGGCGGGAGCATGCTCTCGCGCTCGGGTTGAGTGCGGATCCGGCGGTGGAGGCGCTGGTCGCGGCTCCGGGCAATCCGGGGATCGCGGCGGTCGCCGCGCTGCGGGAGGTGACCCCCACCGATCCGGCGGCCGTGGCCGCGCTCGCCGTCGAGGTCGCGGCGGACCTGGTGGTCGTCGGCCCGGAGGCGCCGCTGGTGGCGGGCGTCGCCGACGCGGTACGCGCCAAGGGCATCGCGGTGTTCGGCCCGGGTGCGGAGGCGGCCCGGCTGGAGGGCTCGAAGACGTTCGCGAAGGACGTGATGACGGCCGCCGGCGTGCCGACCGCGCGCGCGTACACCTGCACCGACGCGGCGGATGTGGCGCGGGCGCTGGACGAGTTCGGCGCGCCCTACGTGGTCAAGGACGACGGGCTCGCCGCCGGCAAGGGCGTGGTGGTCACCGACGACCGGGCGGCCGCCGAGCGGCACGCGGCGGACTGCGGGCGGGTGGTGATCGAGGAGTACCTGTCCGGTCCCGAGGTCTCGCTCTTCGTGGTCACCGACGGGGAGGCGGCCCTGCCGTTGCTGCCCGCGCAGGACTTCAAGCGGGTCGGCGACGGGGACACCGGGCCGAACACCGGCGGCATGGGCGCGTACGCGCCGCTGCCGTGGGCCCCGCCGGGTCTGGTCGACGACGTGATGCGCGACGTGGTGCACCCGACGCTGGCCGAGATGCGCCGCCGGGGCACCCCGTTCGCCGGCCTGCTCTACGTGGGCCTGGCGATCACCCCCGCCGGCCCGCGTGTGATCGAGTTCAACGCGCGATTCGGCGACCCGGAGACCCAGGTCGTGCTGGCCCTGCTGGAGACGCCGCTGGCCGGGTTGTTGCACGCCGCCGCCACCGGCACGCTGGGCGCGCACCCGCCGCTGCGGTGGCGCGACGGCGCCGCGGTCACCGTCGTGGTCGCGGCCGAGGGCTACCCGCAGGGCCCGCGTACCGGTGACGTGATCACCGGCGCGGACCGCGCCGGGATCATCCAGGCCGGCACCCGCCGGGACGCCGACGGCACGTTGCGTTCCGCGGGCGGCCGGGTCCTCTGCGGTACGGCCACCGGCCCGGACCTGGCCGCCGCGCGCGACGCCGCCTACGAGTTGGTACGCGCCGTCGAGCTGGCCGGCGCCCACCACCGCAGCGACATCGCGGCGGCGGCGGTGGACGGCCGGGTCACGATTCCCGGCTGA
- a CDS encoding adenylosuccinate synthetase, protein MNHVMVVDLGYGDAGKGTVVDALCATRPVHTVVRFNGGAQAAHNVVLRDGRAHTFAQFGAGTFRPGVRTHLARHVVVDPLALAAEADHLASVGVPDALDRLTVDSEALLATPYHRAANRARETARGADRHGSCGLGVGEAVAYGLAHPDEAPRVADCHEPAVLRRRLTALRDRLTAELGPLDAPPVADCLPAFAAFADRVAIVDRSWLAGALRAGTCVFEGAQGVLLDEWHGFHPYTTWSTTTFANAETLLAEAGMAGTAQRLGVLRVTTTRHGPGPLVTEDPALPFSDPRNPANPWQGGFRFGHFDAVAHRYALEVAGGVDGLALTHLDLAGPHLRMCRRYADGLDRIVPGPPGDLARQEALTGRLMLARPVLESVPGGWVAAVEGALGAPVLLTSRGPTVEEKEGPLVNAFCIGRAPA, encoded by the coding sequence GTGAACCACGTGATGGTGGTCGACCTCGGCTACGGCGACGCCGGCAAGGGCACGGTCGTCGACGCGCTCTGCGCCACCCGGCCGGTGCACACGGTGGTGCGTTTCAACGGGGGCGCGCAGGCGGCGCACAACGTCGTCCTGCGCGACGGGCGGGCGCACACGTTCGCGCAGTTCGGGGCCGGCACGTTCCGCCCCGGCGTGCGGACCCACCTGGCACGGCACGTGGTGGTGGACCCGCTGGCGCTGGCCGCCGAGGCCGACCACCTCGCGTCGGTCGGGGTGCCCGACGCACTCGACCGGCTGACCGTGGACTCCGAGGCGCTGCTGGCCACCCCGTACCACCGGGCCGCCAACCGGGCCCGGGAGACCGCCCGGGGAGCCGACCGGCACGGCTCCTGCGGGCTGGGGGTGGGCGAGGCCGTCGCGTACGGCCTCGCCCACCCCGACGAGGCGCCCCGGGTGGCCGACTGCCACGAACCGGCGGTGCTGCGCCGCCGGCTGACCGCGCTGCGCGACCGGCTCACCGCCGAACTCGGGCCGCTGGACGCGCCGCCGGTCGCCGACTGCCTGCCGGCGTTCGCGGCGTTCGCCGACCGGGTGGCGATCGTCGACCGGAGCTGGCTGGCCGGGGCGCTACGCGCGGGCACCTGCGTCTTCGAGGGCGCGCAGGGGGTGCTGCTGGACGAGTGGCACGGCTTTCACCCGTACACCACGTGGAGCACCACGACGTTCGCCAACGCCGAGACGCTGCTCGCCGAGGCGGGGATGGCCGGCACCGCCCAGCGGCTCGGCGTGCTGCGGGTGACCACCACCCGGCACGGCCCCGGGCCCCTGGTCACCGAGGACCCGGCGCTGCCGTTCAGCGACCCGCGCAACCCCGCCAACCCCTGGCAGGGCGGTTTCCGGTTCGGGCACTTCGACGCGGTGGCCCACCGGTACGCGCTGGAGGTGGCCGGCGGGGTGGACGGGCTGGCGCTCACCCACCTCGACCTGGCCGGGCCTCACTTGCGCATGTGCCGGCGCTACGCGGACGGGCTGGACCGGATCGTGCCGGGTCCTCCCGGGGATTTGGCGCGGCAGGAGGCGCTGACGGGGCGGCTCATGCTCGCCCGGCCGGTGTTGGAGTCGGTGCCGGGAGGCTGGGTGGCGGCGGTCGAGGGGGCGCTGGGCGCGCCCGTGCTGCTCACCTCGCGCGGGCCCACGGTGGAGGAGAAGGAGGGGCCCCTTGTTAACGCATTTTGTATAGGAAGGGCCCCCGCTTAA
- a CDS encoding AMP-binding protein: MDLPFIVATLTRRGLLTPGRPIRVASQLNALRRWGWSLAGELRQAAARDPGRIAVTDEHGAAFTYQELLDRSERLARSLRAGLGVQAGDRVGLLCRNHHGLIEAIVASMLLGADAVLVNTGLSAAQLVTVAEEQGLRALVHDAEFADRVLGLPAELHRIDERRQEELIAGAVPGDKLQPPERDGRTIVLTSGTTGTPKGARRPTPHGFGPLVSIIDRIPLHVHDVVMIAAPIFHTWGYAALQVSFALRATVVLHRRFDPAATLVALAGQPCDALFAVPVMLQRLMEVAPPQPRPPLKVAAVSGSALPGNLATAFMDRYGDVLYNLYGSTEVSWASIAGPAELRAAPTSAGRPPHGTRLEIVDEAGRPVRTGQVGRIFVGNEMLFEGYTSGAGRESRDGLLDTGDLGRLNPDGLLFVDGRADDMIVSGGENVFPSEVEDLIARLPQVREVAVIGVPDPEYGQRLAAFLALRPGETLDPEAVREYVRRYLARFSVPRDVIFVKYLPRNATGKVLGRELRRYFG, from the coding sequence GTGGACCTGCCGTTCATCGTCGCCACGCTGACCCGACGCGGTCTACTCACCCCGGGTCGCCCGATCCGGGTCGCCTCGCAGCTCAACGCGCTGCGCCGGTGGGGCTGGAGCCTCGCCGGGGAGCTGCGCCAGGCCGCCGCCCGCGATCCCGGCCGGATCGCCGTGACGGACGAGCACGGCGCCGCGTTCACGTACCAGGAACTGTTGGACCGCTCCGAGCGGCTGGCCCGCTCGCTGCGCGCCGGGCTCGGCGTGCAGGCCGGCGACCGGGTCGGCCTGCTCTGCCGCAACCACCACGGGCTGATCGAGGCGATCGTCGCGTCCATGCTGCTCGGCGCGGACGCCGTCCTGGTCAACACCGGCCTCTCCGCGGCGCAGTTGGTCACCGTCGCCGAGGAGCAGGGCCTGCGCGCGCTGGTGCACGACGCCGAGTTCGCCGACCGGGTCCTCGGGCTCCCGGCCGAGCTGCACCGGATCGACGAGCGGCGGCAGGAGGAGCTGATCGCCGGCGCGGTGCCCGGCGACAAGCTGCAACCACCGGAGCGCGACGGCCGGACCATCGTGCTGACCTCCGGCACCACCGGCACGCCCAAGGGCGCCCGCCGCCCCACCCCGCACGGCTTCGGTCCGCTGGTGTCCATCATCGACCGGATCCCGCTGCACGTGCACGACGTCGTGATGATCGCCGCGCCGATCTTCCACACCTGGGGGTACGCCGCGCTCCAGGTCTCGTTCGCGCTGCGCGCCACCGTGGTGCTGCACCGCCGCTTCGACCCGGCCGCCACCCTTGTCGCGCTGGCCGGGCAGCCGTGCGACGCGCTGTTCGCCGTGCCGGTGATGCTGCAACGACTCATGGAGGTCGCGCCGCCGCAGCCCCGGCCGCCGCTCAAGGTGGCCGCGGTCAGCGGCTCCGCGCTGCCGGGCAACCTGGCCACCGCCTTCATGGACCGCTACGGCGACGTGCTCTACAACCTCTACGGCTCGACCGAGGTCTCCTGGGCGTCCATCGCCGGCCCGGCCGAGCTGCGCGCCGCGCCCACCAGCGCCGGCCGCCCGCCGCACGGCACCCGGCTGGAGATCGTGGACGAGGCCGGTCGGCCGGTGCGTACCGGCCAGGTCGGGCGGATCTTCGTCGGCAACGAGATGCTCTTCGAGGGCTACACCTCGGGCGCCGGCCGGGAGAGCCGCGACGGCCTGCTGGACACCGGCGACCTCGGCCGGCTGAACCCGGACGGCCTGCTCTTCGTCGACGGTCGCGCCGACGACATGATCGTCTCGGGCGGGGAGAACGTCTTCCCCTCCGAGGTGGAGGACCTGATCGCCCGGTTGCCGCAGGTCCGCGAGGTGGCGGTGATCGGCGTGCCGGACCCGGAGTACGGGCAGCGGCTGGCCGCGTTCCTGGCGTTGCGTCCCGGCGAGACGCTCGACCCGGAGGCGGTCCGCGAGTACGTCCGGCGCTACCTGGCCCGCTTCTCGGTGCCCCGGGACGTGATCTTCGTCAAGTACCTGCCACGTAACGCCACCGGCAAGGTGCTCGGCCGGGAGTTGCGCCGCTACTTCGGCTGA
- a CDS encoding TetR/AcrR family transcriptional regulator has protein sequence MSSPPTFKRLPRAVREQQMLDAAVKVFSRRGFHAASMDEIADDAGISKPMVYAYLGTKEELFVACLHREGTRMMEAIAGAAAPDLPADERLWRGLRAFFGFVGAHRDGWAVLYRQARGSQPFAAELATMRGRLVEVVAGMLDHALRASGREVGATDLEVVAYALVGASESLADWLADHPEADAEKTATRMMNVAWLGADQLLRGVTWHPGAV, from the coding sequence GTGTCCAGCCCACCGACCTTCAAGCGCCTGCCCCGCGCCGTACGCGAGCAGCAGATGCTCGACGCGGCGGTCAAGGTCTTCTCCCGGCGCGGGTTCCACGCGGCCAGCATGGACGAGATCGCCGACGACGCCGGCATCTCCAAGCCGATGGTCTACGCCTACCTCGGCACCAAGGAAGAACTCTTCGTCGCCTGCCTGCACCGCGAGGGCACCCGGATGATGGAGGCCATCGCCGGGGCCGCCGCCCCCGACCTGCCCGCCGACGAGCGGCTCTGGCGCGGGCTGCGCGCGTTCTTCGGCTTCGTCGGCGCACACCGCGACGGCTGGGCGGTGCTCTATCGGCAGGCGCGCGGCTCCCAGCCGTTCGCCGCCGAACTCGCCACCATGCGCGGCCGACTGGTCGAGGTGGTCGCCGGGATGCTCGACCACGCGCTGCGCGCCTCCGGGCGCGAGGTCGGCGCCACCGACCTGGAGGTGGTCGCGTACGCGCTGGTCGGCGCGTCCGAGTCGCTCGCCGACTGGCTGGCCGACCACCCCGAGGCGGACGCGGAGAAGACCGCCACCCGGATGATGAACGTGGCCTGGCTCGGTGCCGACCAGCTCCTGCGCGGCGTCACCTGGCACCCCGGCGCGGTGTAA
- a CDS encoding SCP2 sterol-binding domain-containing protein codes for MTDFDPANFANVGPKEFAQLVKSTPDDKIAEIMSGEARGKILSEVFNRMPTLFRADRAGSTNAVIHWNITGRPDGGTDTYEIVIENGTCTVSETPTRDPKLSLTMGPVEFLKIVSGGANPVMMFMTGKLKAKGDLGLAANIANLFDIPKA; via the coding sequence ATGACTGACTTCGACCCGGCCAACTTCGCGAACGTCGGCCCGAAGGAGTTCGCGCAGCTGGTGAAGTCCACGCCGGACGACAAGATCGCCGAGATCATGTCCGGCGAGGCGCGCGGCAAGATCCTCAGCGAGGTCTTCAACCGGATGCCCACGCTGTTCCGCGCCGACCGCGCCGGCTCCACCAACGCGGTCATCCACTGGAACATCACCGGCCGTCCGGACGGCGGCACCGACACCTACGAGATCGTCATCGAGAACGGCACCTGCACCGTCTCGGAGACCCCGACCCGGGACCCGAAGCTCAGCCTCACCATGGGCCCGGTCGAGTTCCTGAAGATCGTCTCCGGCGGCGCCAACCCGGTGATGATGTTCATGACCGGCAAGCTGAAGGCCAAGGGCGACCTGGGCCTGGCCGCCAACATCGCCAACCTGTTCGACATCCCCAAGGCCTGA
- a CDS encoding DedA family protein — MGDVLDLLHQTVTSPWVYLVIIAVTAVDAFFPAVPGETVVITAGVFAASGEPNLVAVIVTAALGALLGDHVSYAIGRGGGAHRLARLPADSRRRASSDWARRAVDRRGGMILTTARYVPGGRTAVTLTMGAVRYPVRSFLLYDALACGTWGIYCGLLGYFGGLAFEHNPITGLLAGVGISLAVTGLFEAARWARRRARSRAAARRGC, encoded by the coding sequence ATGGGGGACGTGCTCGACCTGCTGCATCAGACGGTGACCTCACCGTGGGTGTACCTGGTGATCATCGCGGTCACCGCCGTCGACGCGTTCTTCCCGGCGGTGCCCGGCGAGACCGTGGTGATCACCGCCGGGGTCTTCGCGGCGAGCGGGGAGCCGAACCTGGTGGCGGTGATCGTGACCGCCGCGCTCGGCGCGCTGCTCGGCGACCACGTCTCGTACGCCATCGGGCGCGGCGGCGGCGCGCACCGGCTGGCCCGGCTGCCCGCCGACAGCCGACGGCGGGCGAGTTCCGACTGGGCCCGCCGGGCGGTCGACCGGCGGGGCGGGATGATCCTGACCACCGCCCGCTACGTCCCCGGCGGCCGGACCGCGGTCACGCTCACCATGGGCGCGGTGCGTTACCCGGTGCGCTCGTTCCTGCTCTACGACGCGCTGGCGTGCGGCACCTGGGGTATCTACTGCGGGCTGCTCGGCTACTTCGGCGGCCTGGCCTTCGAGCACAATCCGATCACCGGCCTGCTCGCCGGCGTGGGCATCTCGCTGGCGGTCACCGGGCTGTTCGAGGCCGCCCGCTGGGCTCGTCGCCGGGCGCGTTCCCGGGCCGCCGCGCGGCGCGGGTGTTAA